The DNA region GCTCGATTCACACTTCCTCCTTATTCACTCACTACCCACCAATTCTCTCTTCTTTTTTCAATGTAAGAATCGCTttttctctctcatttttcatCTGGGTATCAATTTTTTGTTAACCCACTTCAATTTTGTGTCTGGGTTTTTCTTTCTGTCTTTAAAGTTTTGATTTTTAAGTTTCGGTCACTTATGAATTGTTAATACCATGAATCCCAATTCCTTGAATTGGTTTTAAGACTGAATCATCGTGAACAGGAGCAATTTTCGTTTTCCAGTCTATACTCTTTgatatgaacttgttgtgttattGATCTCAAGCTTCTGTTTGGTCTTTGCTTGTTCTTTTGGCAGAAGCAGCTGTTCTCTACACGAGCTGTTCCAACCACTAAGTTGACTGGTTGGGCTCCTTGTATGGCTTCTTCGATAGTTAGTAGAAGAGCTACATATTCGACACGATCTGCACATACAAATGAGCCGGTTGTTTCTGTAGATTGGCTTTATGAAAACTTGAAGGAGCCTGATATTAAGGTGTACTTGCCGAATTGCTTTCATTGCTACCTAAATTGCACCTTTACATTTAGAAAAGCAATAAAGATGCTAATACTTGTGTTGTCTATTCCGTGTAGGTGGTGGATGCATCCTGGTACATGCCGGACGAGCAAAGGAATCCAATTCAAGAGTATCAGGTAATGAAATTTGGATGGTATATGTATATGGTATCGCGTCAATACGTTCTCTTACATGTACTTTCTTTGTATGCTTTTAACATTTTTATCTACCATTTTTCATTCATGTGCTTTTTGTGTAACACCATGTGCAACAGGTTGCTCATATTCCCGGGGCTCTTTTCTTTGACATAGATGGAATAGCAGACCGCACTACAAATGTGAGCTTATCtctattttattaatttttgatagtttttttttaatatgtgAATTCTGACTCTTATTCTTGATCAGTTGCCACACATGTTGCCTTCAGAGGAAGCTTTTGCCGCTGCTGTTTCTGCTCTTGGCATACAGAACAAAGATGACCTAGTCGTGTATGACGGAAAAGGACTATTTAGTGCAGCCCGTGTTTGGTGGTAAGCCATGGTGTGATATAAAAACAATATATAATAAGTGGACTGTGTAATCTTATGAAATTTTCTATTTCAATAATACCTTTTCCCTCATTTCAATGATTAAAAGGATGTTCCGAGTGTTTGGGCATGACAGAGTTTGGGTATTAGATGGTGGCCTGCCAAGGTGGCGCGCATCTGGTTATGATGTTGAATCTAGTGCTTCGAGTGATGCTATTCTTAAAGCCAGTGCTGCAAGTGAGGCAATAGAGAAAGTATATCAGGGACAAGCAGTGAGTTTGGAATTCTATTTTATCTGGAGTTGAATTTGACATTTGACAATTTTATTCTAATGCATTGCATCTTCCATATACATTTTTCATTTTCAGGTTGGTCCAATCACATTTGAGACTAAGTTTCAGCCACATCTTGTATGGACCCTTGAACAGGT from Lathyrus oleraceus cultivar Zhongwan6 chromosome 1, CAAS_Psat_ZW6_1.0, whole genome shotgun sequence includes:
- the LOC127130955 gene encoding thiosulfate/3-mercaptopyruvate sulfurtransferase 2 isoform X1, yielding MASSLLTKILLAPRSIHTSSLFTHYPPILSSFFNKQLFSTRAVPTTKLTGWAPCMASSIVSRRATYSTRSAHTNEPVVSVDWLYENLKEPDIKVVDASWYMPDEQRNPIQEYQVAHIPGALFFDIDGIADRTTNLPHMLPSEEAFAAAVSALGIQNKDDLVVYDGKGLFSAARVWWMFRVFGHDRVWVLDGGLPRWRASGYDVESSASSDAILKASAASEAIEKVYQGQAVGPITFETKFQPHLVWTLEQVTKNIEEKSHQQVDARSKPRFDGIAQEPRKGIRSGHVPGSKCVPFPQILDSSQALLPADELKKRFEQEGVSLEKPVVTSCGTGVTACILALGLHRLGKTDVAVYDGSWTEWGSHPDTPVDTAAAQTQ
- the LOC127130955 gene encoding thiosulfate/3-mercaptopyruvate sulfurtransferase 2 isoform X2, producing the protein MASSLLTKILLAPRSIHTSSLFTHYPPILSSFFNLFSTRAVPTTKLTGWAPCMASSIVSRRATYSTRSAHTNEPVVSVDWLYENLKEPDIKVVDASWYMPDEQRNPIQEYQVAHIPGALFFDIDGIADRTTNLPHMLPSEEAFAAAVSALGIQNKDDLVVYDGKGLFSAARVWWMFRVFGHDRVWVLDGGLPRWRASGYDVESSASSDAILKASAASEAIEKVYQGQAVGPITFETKFQPHLVWTLEQVTKNIEEKSHQQVDARSKPRFDGIAQEPRKGIRSGHVPGSKCVPFPQILDSSQALLPADELKKRFEQEGVSLEKPVVTSCGTGVTACILALGLHRLGKTDVAVYDGSWTEWGSHPDTPVDTAAAQTQ